In one Chitinophaga sancti genomic region, the following are encoded:
- a CDS encoding histone H1-like repetitive region-containing protein: MATIKKAAKKAAPKKAAAKKATAKKAAPKKAAAKKATAKKAAPKKAAAKKAAPKKAAAKKATAKKAAPKKAAAKKATAKKVAPKKAAAKKAAPKKAAAKKAAPKKAAAKKAAPKKAAAKKVAAKAAPKKKAAAKKKVVAPVAPQTDAPSTEA, translated from the coding sequence ATGGCAACAATTAAAAAAGCGGCTAAAAAAGCTGCTCCTAAAAAAGCGGCTGCTAAGAAGGCAACTGCTAAGAAAGCTGCTCCTAAAAAAGCTGCTGCTAAGAAAGCAACCGCTAAGAAAGCTGCTCCTAAAAAAGCGGCTGCTAAGAAAGCTGCTCCTAAAAAGGCTGCTGCTAAGAAAGCAACTGCTAAGAAAGCTGCTCCTAAAAAAGCTGCTGCTAAGAAAGCAACCGCTAAGAAAGTTGCTCCTAAAAAAGCTGCTGCTAAGAAAGCCGCTCCTAAAAAAGCTGCTGCTAAGAAAGCTGCTCCTAAAAAAGCTGCTGCTAAGAAAGCTGCTCCTAAAAAGGCTGCTGCTAAGAAAGTTGCTGCTAAAGCTGCTCCTAAGAAGAAGGCTGCTGCTAAGAAGAAAGTGGTTGCTCCAGTGGCACCACAGACCGATGCTCCTTCAACTGAAGCATAA
- the rpmA gene encoding 50S ribosomal protein L27: MAHKKGEGSVKNGRDSQSKRLGVKIFGGQPAVSGNIIVRQRGTVYHPGVNVGIGRDFTIFAVADGVVEFRKGRENRTIVSVKSFDTTAQA; encoded by the coding sequence ATGGCACATAAAAAAGGTGAAGGTAGTGTAAAAAATGGTCGTGACTCTCAGAGCAAAAGGCTTGGAGTAAAAATATTTGGTGGTCAACCTGCTGTATCTGGCAACATCATCGTTCGTCAGCGCGGTACCGTTTATCATCCTGGAGTTAACGTAGGAATTGGTAGAGATTTTACCATTTTCGCGGTAGCTGATGGCGTTGTTGAGTTCCGTAAAGGACGCGAAAACAGAACCATCGTTTCTGTAAAATCATTTGACACCACTGCCCAGGCGTAA
- the rplU gene encoding 50S ribosomal protein L21: MFAVVKIAGQQFKVQKDQEIFVQQLQGNIGDKVQFSEVLLIDNGGALTVGTDVKSVVKAEILSHVQGDKVIAFKMKRRKGFRKKVGHRTHFTKIRISEIA, from the coding sequence ATGTTTGCAGTTGTAAAAATCGCAGGTCAGCAATTCAAAGTACAAAAAGACCAAGAAATCTTTGTACAGCAGTTGCAGGGAAATATTGGAGATAAAGTGCAGTTCTCTGAAGTGCTGTTAATAGATAATGGCGGCGCGCTGACCGTTGGTACTGATGTAAAATCAGTAGTTAAAGCAGAAATCCTGAGCCACGTTCAGGGAGATAAGGTTATTGCTTTTAAAATGAAACGCAGAAAGGGTTTCAGAAAGAAAGTTGGTCACCGTACTCACTTTACGAAGATTCGTATTTCAGAAATTGCTTAA
- a CDS encoding GH3 auxin-responsive promoter family protein, producing MKLKSLLAKPFASIVANRIRKEMQRAVEDQEAILEELIKTGRKTEFGKDHHFDNIHSYNDFRQAVPIRDYEQFKPYINKIKEGKQNILWKGLPIYLAKTSGTTSGVKYIPITKESISNHIDTARNALLNYMAETGHTDFADGKLIFLSGSPVLERVGGIPYGRLSGIVNHHVPRYLRTNQLPSYETNCIEDWETKLDKIVDETINQDMTLISGIPPWMQMYFDRLIERSGKPVGELFKNLNVLVYGGVNFEPYRAKLMASVGRPINTIETFPASEGFFAFQDTQEHKGLLLNTNSGIFYEFIPANEIFNEHPTRLSLKEVEVGVNYALVVSTNAGLWGYNIGDTVKFVSTSPYRLLVTGRIKHFISAFGEHVIGEEVEHSLMTVAKEDNLQITEFTVAPMVSPEAGELPYHEWFVEFENPPADLIAFAKRVDDKLRKKNIYYDDLLTGNILQPLKIRTVKKQGFIDYMKSVGKLGGQNKVPRLSNDRTLADELMNYLA from the coding sequence ATGAAGCTTAAATCACTGCTTGCCAAACCATTTGCTTCCATTGTAGCCAATAGGATCAGGAAGGAGATGCAGAGGGCGGTAGAAGACCAGGAAGCTATCCTGGAGGAGTTGATTAAAACAGGCAGGAAAACTGAATTTGGAAAAGACCACCACTTTGACAATATCCATTCCTATAATGATTTCAGACAGGCAGTACCTATCAGAGATTATGAACAGTTTAAGCCTTATATAAATAAAATTAAAGAAGGCAAACAGAACATCCTCTGGAAAGGCTTGCCCATCTACCTTGCCAAAACATCCGGCACTACCAGTGGGGTGAAGTACATTCCAATCACCAAGGAATCTATCTCTAATCATATCGATACAGCCAGGAATGCCCTGCTCAATTACATGGCAGAAACAGGTCATACTGATTTTGCCGACGGTAAACTCATCTTCCTCTCCGGTTCTCCGGTGCTGGAAAGGGTAGGTGGTATTCCTTACGGCCGCCTCAGTGGAATCGTGAATCACCACGTACCCCGTTATCTGCGCACCAATCAGCTGCCCTCCTACGAAACAAACTGTATCGAAGACTGGGAAACCAAGCTGGATAAGATAGTAGACGAAACCATCAATCAGGATATGACCCTCATTTCTGGTATTCCACCATGGATGCAGATGTACTTTGACAGGCTGATAGAACGTAGCGGAAAGCCGGTGGGAGAGCTGTTTAAGAACCTCAATGTACTTGTATATGGTGGTGTGAATTTCGAACCTTACCGTGCAAAACTCATGGCATCAGTGGGCCGCCCGATCAATACTATTGAGACTTTCCCGGCATCCGAAGGTTTCTTTGCCTTCCAGGATACACAGGAGCACAAAGGTCTTTTGCTGAATACAAATTCAGGTATTTTCTACGAATTCATTCCTGCCAATGAGATTTTCAATGAGCATCCAACCCGTCTTTCCCTGAAAGAAGTGGAAGTAGGTGTTAACTACGCCCTCGTAGTAAGTACCAACGCTGGCCTCTGGGGATATAATATTGGTGATACCGTGAAGTTCGTATCCACCAGTCCTTACCGCCTGCTGGTGACCGGCCGTATCAAACATTTCATTTCCGCCTTCGGTGAACACGTGATAGGTGAAGAGGTAGAGCATAGCCTGATGACCGTAGCGAAGGAAGATAATTTACAGATCACGGAGTTTACCGTAGCACCTATGGTAAGTCCGGAAGCCGGCGAACTGCCTTACCACGAATGGTTTGTGGAGTTCGAAAATCCACCTGCAGATCTCATCGCCTTTGCAAAAAGAGTGGATGATAAGCTTCGTAAAAAGAATATTTATTACGATGATCTGCTTACCGGCAACATTCTTCAACCATTAAAGATCAGAACAGTGAAGAAACAGGGCTTCATAGATTATATGAAGTCAGTAGGCAAACTGGGAGGTCAGAACAAAGTGCCAAGATTAAGTAATGACAGAACATTGGCGGACGAGCTGATGAATTATCTGGCATAA
- a CDS encoding 1-deoxy-D-xylulose-5-phosphate reductoisomerase, protein MSKKNIAIFGSTGSIGIQALEVIEAHPDKFSVEVLTAGVNADLLIEQALKFRPNAVVIADESKYESVKEVLFDKGIKVFAGAKAMVEVASWSSIDMMLAAIMGFAGLAPTLAAIEQGTPIALANKETLVVAGDIVMGTARKRNVPVIPVDSEHSAIFQCMMGESSAKVEKMILTASGGPFLGRKTNFLINVKKDHALQHPNWRMGPKITIDSATLMNKGLEMIEARWLFNIDPDKIEVVIHPQSIIHSLVQFVDGSMKAQMGLPDMKLPIQFALGYPERLVNDFPRFSFRNYSNLTFEQPDTKTFRNLGIAIEAMMKGGNAACIMNAANEEVVHAFLKNRIGFLQMTDVIEEIMGKVPFIEKPSLHDYYESDLAAREHANNMINAIII, encoded by the coding sequence ATGAGTAAGAAAAATATAGCCATTTTTGGCTCCACAGGATCAATTGGTATTCAGGCGCTGGAGGTGATCGAGGCGCATCCTGATAAGTTCAGTGTCGAAGTATTGACCGCAGGTGTCAATGCAGATCTGCTCATAGAACAGGCCCTCAAATTCAGACCCAATGCGGTAGTGATCGCAGATGAATCAAAATACGAAAGCGTAAAGGAAGTGCTCTTTGACAAAGGCATCAAGGTATTTGCCGGTGCCAAAGCCATGGTAGAAGTAGCTTCCTGGAGCTCTATCGATATGATGCTGGCAGCCATTATGGGCTTTGCCGGTCTCGCTCCCACGCTGGCAGCTATCGAGCAGGGTACGCCTATTGCCCTGGCGAACAAGGAAACCCTTGTCGTAGCAGGTGATATCGTAATGGGAACAGCCAGGAAGAGAAATGTGCCCGTAATTCCGGTCGATTCTGAGCATTCAGCGATCTTCCAGTGTATGATGGGCGAGTCTTCTGCCAAAGTGGAAAAGATGATTCTCACCGCTTCCGGCGGACCTTTCCTGGGTAGGAAAACCAATTTCCTCATCAATGTGAAGAAGGACCATGCCCTCCAGCATCCTAACTGGCGGATGGGTCCAAAGATCACCATTGATAGTGCAACCCTCATGAACAAGGGCCTGGAAATGATCGAAGCCCGCTGGTTATTCAATATCGACCCGGACAAGATCGAGGTCGTAATTCACCCGCAATCTATTATTCACTCCCTGGTGCAATTCGTAGATGGCAGCATGAAAGCCCAAATGGGTTTGCCTGATATGAAACTGCCTATCCAGTTTGCATTGGGCTATCCGGAAAGGCTGGTGAACGATTTCCCGCGTTTCTCCTTCAGAAATTATTCTAACCTTACATTCGAACAACCTGATACCAAGACTTTCCGCAACCTGGGCATCGCAATCGAAGCGATGATGAAGGGGGGTAATGCAGCTTGTATCATGAATGCGGCAAACGAAGAGGTGGTGCATGCATTCCTGAAGAACCGTATTGGTTTCCTGCAGATGACGGATGTAATAGAAGAAATCATGGGCAAAGTGCCATTCATCGAAAAACCAAGCCTGCATGACTACTACGAAAGTGACCTGGCAGCAAGGGAACATGCAAACAATATGATCAACGCTATCATAATTTAA
- the rseP gene encoding RIP metalloprotease RseP has product MTTAQILVKAAQLILSLSILVVLHELGHFIPAKLFKTRVEKFYLFFDPWFSLFKFRKGETEYGIGWLPLGGYVKISGMVDESMDREQLAKPPEDWEFRSKKAWQRLIIMIGGVTVNLLLGFLIYSMMLWHWGETYLPTANTTYGVAVDSLGQSIGLKDGDMILGVENQPVENFKAVPGQIILRQAKTIQISRDGQKMDIAIPDGVVGRMIKNKLSLVDVRVPFLVDTIVPKMAADSAGIRKGDQLLTLNGQPAYYYHQFKQEIEKDKNKVVPMQVLRGEDTVTLQVHVPEAAVLGFNVNPEKMFTFSVKHFSFFEAIPAGFKKCINTLVGYVQQLRLIFVSKEVKASESLGGFMTIANLFPGAWDWMAFWEMTALLSIILAFMNILPIPALDGGHVLFLIYEMVTGRKPSEKFLEYAQIVGMVILFGLLLYANGLDIYRRIFGK; this is encoded by the coding sequence ATGACAACAGCACAAATATTGGTAAAAGCCGCTCAGTTGATACTGTCGCTATCTATCCTGGTAGTATTACACGAGCTCGGGCACTTTATCCCTGCAAAACTGTTTAAGACGCGCGTAGAGAAATTTTATCTCTTTTTTGACCCCTGGTTTTCATTATTCAAATTCAGGAAAGGTGAGACGGAGTATGGAATAGGTTGGTTACCCCTGGGTGGTTATGTTAAGATCTCCGGTATGGTGGATGAAAGCATGGACCGCGAACAGCTGGCGAAGCCACCGGAGGATTGGGAATTCCGTTCCAAGAAAGCATGGCAGCGCCTCATCATCATGATTGGTGGTGTAACGGTGAACCTGCTTTTAGGTTTCCTTATTTATTCAATGATGCTGTGGCATTGGGGCGAAACCTACCTGCCTACCGCAAACACAACCTATGGCGTAGCTGTAGATTCACTGGGCCAATCAATTGGCCTGAAGGATGGAGATATGATCCTGGGTGTGGAGAATCAGCCTGTGGAGAACTTCAAAGCAGTGCCGGGTCAGATCATTTTGCGTCAGGCAAAAACAATCCAGATCTCCCGCGATGGACAGAAAATGGATATTGCGATACCTGATGGCGTAGTGGGTAGGATGATTAAGAACAAGCTTTCTCTGGTAGATGTAAGGGTTCCGTTCCTGGTGGATACGATCGTGCCGAAAATGGCTGCAGACAGTGCCGGTATCCGTAAAGGCGACCAGCTGTTGACTTTGAATGGTCAGCCTGCTTATTATTATCATCAGTTCAAACAGGAGATAGAAAAAGATAAGAACAAGGTAGTGCCTATGCAGGTATTACGTGGGGAAGATACGGTGACATTACAGGTGCATGTACCTGAGGCAGCAGTATTAGGGTTTAATGTGAACCCCGAGAAGATGTTTACATTCTCAGTGAAGCATTTTTCATTCTTTGAAGCGATTCCTGCAGGGTTTAAGAAGTGTATCAATACGCTGGTGGGATATGTACAGCAGTTGCGTTTGATCTTTGTATCTAAGGAGGTGAAGGCGAGTGAGTCTTTGGGTGGTTTTATGACGATAGCGAATTTGTTTCCAGGAGCGTGGGATTGGATGGCTTTTTGGGAAATGACGGCATTATTGTCCATCATATTAGCGTTTATGAACATTCTGCCGATTCCTGCGTTAGATGGGGGGCATGTGCTGTTTTTGATTTATGAGATGGTAACGGGTCGTAAGCCGAGCGAGAAGTTCTTGGAGTATGCACAGATCGTGGGGATGGTGATATTGTTTGGGTTGCTGTTGTATGCGAATGGGTTGGATATATATAGACGTATATTTGGGAAGTAA
- a CDS encoding site-specific integrase has translation MNVLNTKYNFWLAKSKINSFGKVPIYMRITVGTERTEISTGIYINIKNWDDKRQSIKGKDIDVDINNAKLDTLVKSFKLSVKELIDNEVDYTSESLKNKILGKDVVYKSLIPIFESHLKKMEELEGKDYASSTVKRYKTTLTHVQEFIKYKFKQNDVLLSHLNLSFVNELEHYFKTVKNCNHNSSVKYIKNLRSVINQAVANGFIEKDPFANYKAKIKPVEMEFLNEAEIAKIEEKQFDIARMENIKKIFLFQIYTGLAYVDIENLRKSNIVEVQGKKWINTSRTKTNIPVRLPLIKKALELIDLTISGDKIFNVPSNQKFNSYLKELGTICGINKNLCTHMARRTFATTITLLNGVSIDAVSKMLGHTKISTTQIYAKVVDEKLLKEMEKIDE, from the coding sequence ATGAATGTTTTAAATACAAAATATAATTTCTGGTTAGCAAAGTCAAAGATAAATTCATTTGGAAAAGTGCCTATCTATATGCGAATTACGGTGGGTACTGAAAGAACAGAAATATCCACGGGCATATATATAAATATCAAAAATTGGGATGATAAGCGGCAATCAATAAAAGGGAAAGATATTGATGTAGATATTAATAATGCAAAACTTGATACATTAGTAAAATCCTTCAAGTTATCGGTGAAAGAACTTATTGATAATGAAGTTGATTATACTTCTGAATCACTAAAGAATAAGATTTTGGGAAAAGATGTTGTTTACAAATCTCTTATTCCAATTTTTGAATCGCATCTAAAGAAAATGGAAGAATTGGAAGGTAAAGACTATGCCTCATCCACCGTTAAACGCTATAAGACCACTTTAACCCATGTTCAGGAATTCATAAAATACAAATTCAAACAAAACGATGTGCTGTTATCACATCTAAATCTCTCCTTTGTAAATGAATTAGAGCATTATTTTAAAACGGTTAAAAATTGCAATCACAATTCTTCAGTCAAATACATAAAGAATTTAAGGAGTGTTATAAATCAGGCAGTGGCTAATGGTTTCATTGAAAAAGACCCGTTTGCAAATTATAAGGCAAAAATAAAACCGGTAGAGATGGAATTTTTAAATGAAGCTGAAATTGCCAAAATTGAAGAAAAGCAGTTTGATATTGCAAGGATGGAAAATATTAAAAAAATATTCCTGTTTCAAATTTACACGGGGTTAGCTTACGTTGACATAGAGAATTTAAGGAAAAGTAATATAGTAGAAGTTCAGGGAAAAAAATGGATCAACACCAGTAGAACAAAAACAAACATCCCTGTACGCCTACCATTGATTAAAAAAGCCTTAGAACTAATTGATCTAACTATTTCCGGTGATAAAATATTCAATGTACCAAGTAATCAAAAATTCAATAGCTATTTAAAGGAATTAGGAACTATTTGCGGCATTAATAAAAACCTTTGCACCCATATGGCTAGGAGAACTTTTGCCACGACTATAACGTTGCTTAATGGTGTTTCTATTGATGCTGTAAGTAAGATGTTAGGTCATACAAAAATATCTACAACACAGATCTATGCTAAAGTAGTTGACGAGAAATTATTAAAGGAAATGGAAAAAATTGATGAATAA
- a CDS encoding RHS repeat domain-containing protein — translation MNRYFKLNYIASFLSLFLLLSCSSKDKKNSLKEDNLRGKVKTVIESSYNGRLYNDVYEKRNLVDQIIKEYDEYGNIITLTKKNAFGFTINIERSYYDSIHRLITRDFYNGQSSFNSKSRTNYDENGNIMEVVISDYNGHNRGGIKYKCGKDGNVYSMEVYPDPNDRWRGQRGGLERMSITFTYDSKGNKIGEVQVKQDLGSTDFIDYLYDSKGNCLRQVRTNNQKDTLGTVEYDYDKNGNKILEVYRNHNKYNNYVIRLVNLQYDSNNNLISYVQTKRNSYNTIDNLTGQVYTKDGDLIVERQITYY, via the coding sequence ATGAACCGTTATTTCAAGCTGAATTACATAGCATCATTTTTGTCCTTATTCCTATTGCTTTCCTGTAGTTCTAAAGACAAAAAGAATAGTTTAAAAGAAGATAATCTAAGAGGTAAGGTTAAAACTGTAATCGAATCTTCTTATAATGGAAGGTTATATAATGATGTTTATGAAAAAAGAAATCTAGTCGACCAGATAATAAAAGAATATGATGAATACGGAAACATCATAACATTAACCAAAAAGAATGCTTTCGGGTTTACCATTAATATTGAGCGTTCCTATTATGATTCTATTCATAGGTTAATAACGCGAGATTTTTATAATGGCCAATCTAGTTTTAATTCTAAATCACGTACTAATTATGATGAAAACGGTAATATCATGGAGGTAGTAATATCTGATTATAATGGTCATAATAGAGGTGGGATAAAATACAAATGTGGTAAAGATGGTAACGTGTATTCTATGGAGGTTTACCCTGACCCTAATGATAGATGGCGTGGACAAAGAGGTGGGTTAGAGAGGATGTCTATAACCTTTACTTATGATTCAAAAGGAAATAAAATTGGTGAAGTTCAAGTCAAGCAGGATTTGGGGTCAACTGATTTTATTGATTATTTGTATGACAGCAAAGGAAATTGTTTGAGACAAGTTAGGACTAATAATCAAAAAGATACTCTTGGTACTGTTGAATATGATTATGACAAGAACGGAAATAAAATACTTGAAGTATATCGTAACCATAATAAGTACAATAACTATGTCATACGACTTGTCAATCTTCAATATGACAGCAATAACAATCTCATTTCATATGTGCAAACCAAAAGAAACTCGTATAACACCATCGATAATTTGACTGGGCAAGTTTATACTAAAGATGGCGATTTAATAGTTGAAAGGCAGATTACCTATTATTAA
- a CDS encoding phage holin family protein, whose protein sequence is MYPYALTIIRKIIDNTIHASLWNNILKLLVAIWLFFAGIHTYIYCIIALTFIDVATGIPASMKKGEPFKSRILRKGLIEKIALYLIMLIAVFILELVVKSAFKYESFYMVLVVTMCVSTYELTSILENIAVLRPELPFISRLIKLSNKIHEKTLDIAEDKVDKVELKK, encoded by the coding sequence ATGTATCCCTATGCCCTTACTATTATCAGAAAGATAATTGACAACACTATTCATGCATCCCTTTGGAATAATATTTTAAAACTTCTCGTTGCTATCTGGTTATTCTTTGCCGGAATTCATACTTATATATACTGTATCATTGCCTTAACCTTTATAGATGTAGCTACCGGTATTCCAGCCAGCATGAAAAAAGGAGAGCCTTTTAAATCCCGTATACTAAGAAAGGGATTGATTGAAAAGATTGCCCTTTATCTAATTATGCTTATCGCTGTTTTCATTCTGGAATTGGTGGTTAAATCTGCTTTCAAATACGAATCCTTCTATATGGTGCTTGTAGTAACTATGTGTGTATCAACCTATGAGCTTACATCTATTCTTGAAAACATAGCGGTACTTAGACCTGAATTACCTTTCATTTCCAGGCTAATAAAACTATCCAATAAAATACATGAGAAGACATTGGATATAGCTGAAGATAAGGTGGATAAGGTTGAATTGAAGAAATAA
- a CDS encoding DUF6712 family protein, with protein sequence MDKIILISEKEIKELSIVQLNVDSHILSLSIYDVQFISLRPVLGDELYSQVINEVNQSIQDETYIIPDNMKKLISEYISPYLIHATIQELIMNSTYKLTNKGLLKYTDTSAISLQSGEVETVKNYHNNKVTAYKVALIKYLHDNKLINKATDVNVTNTSTGWYLINHQQCNN encoded by the coding sequence ATGGATAAAATTATACTAATAAGTGAAAAGGAAATAAAGGAATTGTCTATTGTTCAATTAAATGTTGATAGTCATATTCTTTCACTATCTATATATGATGTGCAGTTTATTAGCCTTAGACCAGTATTAGGGGATGAATTGTATAGCCAAGTCATAAATGAAGTTAACCAGTCAATACAGGATGAAACTTATATCATCCCTGACAATATGAAAAAGTTGATAAGTGAATATATTTCACCCTACCTGATTCATGCAACTATTCAAGAATTAATTATGAACAGTACTTATAAGTTAACCAATAAGGGGTTGTTGAAATATACAGATACTTCAGCTATATCACTACAATCAGGTGAGGTTGAAACGGTGAAGAATTACCACAATAATAAAGTAACTGCTTATAAGGTGGCATTGATTAAATACCTGCATGACAATAAGTTAATCAATAAAGCAACTGATGTGAATGTTACTAACACATCCACAGGATGGTATCTAATAAACCATCAGCAGTGTAATAATTAA
- a CDS encoding phage portal family protein yields the protein MRAKKDVQIQPQSNSKKEVLNFTYHIPLPIEDKFVSDDKQVNYGLDNNYPAFLLKLYADSPINQAIINAKSTYIFGDGFKYNGGNEVNINVNPSDSFNEFINKCIKDFLLFNYFCVEVTYNSFGEPVEYHHCPAQNIRTNRIKNKFWYSEDWKYKKYDVVFDRFIPINSEGTSKLFFFDGYFPSNNNTYPLPEYSGCIKSILTDCAIRTFNLNNIKSHFSVSSIITFFMGGNVDEEVKRQIMKDIKDSYSGENGEKIILDFQDTQGKPAEVKNISPNEWDKAYSAVSTQVQNDILIGHAVTSPLLMGIAQPGSLGNSTELETAYQIFKNTYIRNKRAELTSAFNQLFVNSTIVTNTLSFTDKPLFETQLDDATREKIFTINELRAIAGMKPIQNGDRLLNDPAPNNTFSTPQPEEEIKKNSDWVKHSLQPEDFEKIRHLGNHKDEFEVVKHGKFVFNAEDAKQKELQFDNQSDIAQWVLDNDMSNLTLDEIKDLLKQQKDIDITPPDLEDTLNELSKAGIIQVETNDKGRISIKPDKVADLPDTGTILTMYDYVKRPEADGDILIPTSRGFCIKLVENNKYYSREDIQTMSGIFGYDVFTHCGGFWKHAGTDSTKVHCRHKFQQVMLKRKNTTNG from the coding sequence ATGAGAGCAAAGAAAGATGTTCAAATACAACCCCAATCAAATAGTAAGAAGGAAGTTTTAAATTTTACTTATCATATACCATTACCTATAGAGGATAAATTTGTTAGCGATGATAAACAAGTCAATTATGGGTTGGATAATAACTATCCTGCATTTTTATTAAAACTCTATGCTGATTCTCCAATCAATCAGGCTATCATCAATGCCAAATCAACATATATTTTTGGTGATGGATTCAAATATAATGGGGGTAATGAAGTAAATATTAATGTTAACCCCTCTGATAGCTTTAACGAATTTATCAATAAGTGTATTAAGGATTTTTTATTGTTCAATTATTTTTGTGTTGAAGTTACCTATAATTCATTTGGGGAACCTGTGGAATATCACCATTGCCCTGCTCAAAACATTCGCACTAACAGAATAAAAAATAAATTTTGGTATTCTGAAGACTGGAAATATAAAAAGTATGATGTAGTTTTTGATAGATTTATTCCTATTAATTCTGAAGGCACTAGCAAGTTATTCTTCTTTGACGGTTATTTCCCAAGTAACAATAATACTTATCCTCTACCTGAATATTCTGGATGTATTAAATCTATCCTTACTGATTGTGCGATTAGAACCTTTAACTTAAATAATATCAAATCTCACTTCAGTGTCTCATCTATCATAACATTTTTCATGGGAGGTAATGTTGATGAAGAAGTGAAAAGACAGATTATGAAGGATATTAAAGATAGTTACAGTGGTGAGAATGGTGAGAAAATTATTTTAGATTTTCAGGATACGCAAGGCAAACCAGCTGAAGTAAAGAATATCAGTCCTAACGAATGGGATAAAGCATATTCAGCAGTATCAACACAAGTACAAAACGACATATTGATTGGTCATGCTGTTACTTCTCCTTTGTTAATGGGTATAGCTCAACCTGGTTCTTTGGGAAACAGCACAGAATTAGAAACAGCATATCAGATTTTCAAAAATACCTACATCCGAAATAAGAGAGCTGAATTAACATCTGCTTTCAATCAATTGTTTGTTAACTCCACTATAGTTACTAATACCCTTTCATTTACTGATAAGCCTTTGTTTGAAACTCAATTAGATGATGCTACAAGGGAAAAGATTTTCACTATCAATGAATTAAGGGCTATTGCTGGAATGAAACCAATACAGAACGGAGACAGATTATTAAATGACCCTGCACCCAATAATACATTCAGCACACCACAACCAGAAGAAGAAATAAAAAAAAATTCTGATTGGGTAAAACATTCTTTGCAACCTGAAGACTTTGAGAAGATAAGGCATTTAGGTAATCACAAAGATGAATTTGAAGTAGTTAAGCATGGGAAGTTTGTATTTAATGCTGAAGATGCCAAACAGAAAGAACTTCAATTTGATAATCAAAGTGATATTGCTCAATGGGTACTAGACAATGATATGTCAAACTTAACCCTTGATGAAATTAAAGACTTATTAAAGCAGCAAAAGGATATTGATATTACTCCACCTGATTTGGAAGATACATTGAATGAGTTATCCAAAGCAGGTATTATACAGGTTGAAACTAACGATAAAGGCAGAATCAGTATTAAGCCAGATAAGGTAGCAGATTTACCAGACACCGGAACTATACTTACTATGTATGATTATGTTAAACGACCTGAAGCAGATGGTGATATATTAATTCCGACCAGTAGGGGATTCTGTATTAAGCTGGTAGAGAATAATAAATACTATTCAAGGGAAGACATTCAAACCATGTCTGGAATTTTTGGATATGATGTATTCACTCATTGTGGTGGATTTTGGAAGCATGCAGGAACAGACAGTACAAAGGTTCACTGTAGACACAAATTTCAGCAAGTAATGTTAAAACGAAAAAACACAACTAATGGATAA